CTTTGCCGTGACCACTCAAGTGGACATACCTATACGCATTAAGATGTATGTTCTTCACTTTTTGATACTCGAAGTTTTATTCACATTGACACATCTATAGTGGCTCGTTAGAGGGGAAGCAGAAACCGATCCCACATTCTGTTCTTGATGAAAACGCCGAACTGCGGCATATTGCCTCCGTCCAAGACCCCACCTCCGATCTTTATGTGACCACTCAGATATGGTCAGAGTCGAAGCCACTGGGGGTGCCAGTGAAGACCAAATATAAGCCCTTCAAAACCACGCGAGTATGGAATCAATGGCTGGAGATGCCAATGTCCATCAAGGATGCCGAGCGTAATACTCAGCTAGCAATCACCATCGTTGATTTGTCTCCACTCGCTCCTGATAGGATTACGCACATCCCATTCGGTGGAACAACCATCACGTTGTTTGACGAAGACGGAAAATTGAAGATGGGCAAACAAAAGTGTAAGGTTTATCTGCACAAGAACGCAGATGGGTCTGCTACAACCTCTACTCCATCTGTTCTGCCACCTAAGCGTCGTAAACCGAATATCCGTGATCCTTCACACCAGTCACCCGAAGAGGCGGAACTTGAACGGGTTGAAGTTTTGATCAAAAAGCATGAAATGGGCGAGATCCCACGTGTCGACTGGATGGATCAATTGCTCTTTCGCGAGTTGgagaaattgaagacaaATGCAGATGAAGCGGCCCAAATGCGTGCCCTTGAAATCGACGCAGCCCTGCACAAAGATCCGAAGCACGTCAAAGATCAAGACGATAGCTCCGACGAAGAGAATATCGAAGATGAGTATTATGTTCTTTACATTGAATTTCCACGCTTTGACCATCCCATTGTCTGGGCCGATCATGAATATCCTGCACCACCCATATCCTCGTGGCCCCAAAACGCACTTCCCCACCCTAATGCGACGCTCAAGCCAGTTCCAGAGGTACAATTCGGACCTGGAATCTCACACACCGATCCCCATAATATCATTCAAATTTATGATCCAGAGGTTGGCCAAATTGGAAACCCGTGTGAGGACAAGCACCGGCGTCTGATCCGAAGCCATCGGACCGGCATCATGGATCGTGACTTGAAGCCCAATCCAAAGATCAGGGATGATCTCAATATGATTATTTCCTACGAACCGACGCAAGACCTCACTGCTGAAGAGAAGGATCTTGTGTGGCGTTTCAGGTATCATCTCACACGCGAGAAGAAGGCATTGACAAAATTCGTCAAATCAGTCAACTGGCGGGATGTTGGAGAATCGCGGCAGGCTGTTGAAATGTTCCCCAAATGGACCGAGATTGATGTCGATGACGCGCTGGAGATTCTCGGTCCTACCTTTGATAATCCTGCTGTCCGTTCGTATGCTGTTGAAACTCTGCGGAAGGCAGATGACGAGGAGTTGCTTCTGTATCTTCTTCAATTGGTGCAGGCTTTGAAATATGATGCACCTCCGGATAACCAACCTGATGCTGCTCCGCAGGAGTCCTCACTTGCACAATTTCTGATTTCCCGTGCGGCTAATAACTTCAAGCTTGGCAATTATCTACACTGGTATCTCATGGTCGAATTCGATGACGCTGATGCAATTCAGCGTCGGCTGTTTGCGCGGGTTGAATATTACTTCATGATTGAACTGGAAAAGTTTCATCCTGGGCATAGAAAAACACTATTGCATCAAGGTGAAATGGTGGCCGTGCTCTCTAAAATAGCCAAGGATGTACGCTTCGCGCGCGAAAACAGAGTCGGCAAGATTGAGATGCTGAAAAAGTATCTCCGTGACCCTGAAAACGACCTGATCAACATAGATCCACCGCTTCCTTTACCTTTGAATCCCGATGTTTCAGTCGTTGGGTTATACCCCGAAGAATCAAACGTCTTCAAGTCCACACTCTCTCCTTTGCTTATCACATTCAAGACTTCCGAAGGCCGTCGTTATCCAATGCTGTTCAAAGTCGGTGATGACCTTCGCCAGGACCAATTGGTTATTCAGATCATCATCTTAATGGATCGCCTTTTACAAAAGGAGAATCTTGATCTAAAACTGACTCCTTATCGAATTCTTGCCACCAGCGCGACGGCTGGCGCTGTCCAGTTCATCCCTTCAATTTCTCTTTCCGCGGCATCCGCCAAGTACAAATCCATCCTCGCCTACCTGCAAACCAACAACCCAGATGAGCATGAACCTCTCGGCGTCCGCAAGGAAACAATGGATATATACATCAAATCTTGTGCGGGATACTGTGTCATCACGTACCTCCTCGGCGTTGGCGATCGACATCTTGAAAATCTGCTTCTGGCGCCAGATGGCCACTTCTTCCACGCCGACTTTGGTTTCATCCTTGGCCGTGATCCAAAGCCTTTTGCACCCATGATGAAACTTTGCAAGGAAATGGTTGAAGGTATGGGTGGCACAACCTCGCCCCACTATCTTCAATTCAAGCAGTACTGCTACACTGCTTATACCACGCTGCGCAAATCAGCCAATCTGATTCTTAACCTCTTCAGTTTGATGGTGGATGCCAACATCCCCGATATTCGAGTGGAGCCTGACAAAGCCGTGTTGAAAGTGAAGGAGCGCTTCCATCTTGAGATGACCGAGGAAGAGGCCATTCGTCACTTTGAGCAACTTATCGCTGACAGCGTCAATGCTATCTTTGGTGTTGTGATTGATCGCTTGCACGATTTCGTACAAGGCTGGCGGGCATAGGCTCTGTTACTTGAATGGTTTAATACTTTTTGGATGTAATGAGGTTCCTCAAAAAAATTCCTTGCTGATCTTGCGCACATACACTtcacccttttttttggctccaAAGCACAGGCATTCCATGGAATGACGGCATGGGAAAGAAATTTTGCTTCTGTTTTCATGAAACTCGGCGCAatattgatgcaaatacaatgatagtatgtatgcaggcaaaacagtattcaattggatggacggggagagagagaaggtgagagtggaaggaagactatctagttggtctatcctacatgtgatgcctgaggcatccaacaaatATGATGGACTTTAAATAAGCCAGGATACCCAACCTACACTACTTTATCTGGATAGCAATGATTTGTTGAAATTCCGCATAATTCCCACACAGTGCTCCAGTTGAGCGGGCTTTTGCCTTCTGAGGATATAGGTCCCACCGGCAGTGAACTTGGGAATCTACCTAGCTAGAACTAGTTTCGTTTACTTGGAGCTGTCACAAAATACGCGTTTCCCAGTACTTATATCTCTCGTCCTGCCTTTTGAGGTCTAGGCCGGCCACTGCTCCTAGCATTTTTCTATTAAGCCCAAAAGGTTTAGCTTAAATCAGTTAAAAAACTTAGCTCAACGGTAATCGTATATCAGTTTAGGTTGTCAACCAATGGGGCTTATAATGGGATCACACTTTCTCCATTTCTTACTGTATACGTATACTACTTCACTACCATCTAAGGTTATCGTTAAAAAAACGGTAGCGAACCTGAAGTAACCTTGAAGATATTCAGATATTAAGTAGTTTAAGATTATCGTAGTGTTATATGTAGCATAAACTGGTAAACTAACGGGAGTGAAGCAGTAACCTTAAATAGAGGTTAGACTTCGGTAGAACCCATTTTAGGTCAGAACCTCTAACCTAAAACCTAACccatggtgatgatgatgatgaattcattgacccgatttagctcgctattacatacatgctgctatgcgggggttgcgtcccagagcccgctcccgacgacaAATGTGGTGTatctgtcagggtgcgggctggcaggacggtatgataggagatgactggcagggacaggtcgtaacagatcagattcacattgacaggcaggtacaggcaggggcaggctaatatacaagacgtagctcgaagagctacaacaggatctagaactgaagttcaagataaacaggtcggagatcacgtgccgtgatcttcctctaactaagcatcacggttcgcaccgtgacagtaccccctcccttagagccgagctccgtcgaggcgaggcttgtgcgggtatcttcggtggaagttccgtacgatctcgcgggcgtggtccaggtattcagcaggctcttcagtgggttcgtcgtaaccaatccatttgacggtgtacttcagacgcgggcctcctcggcctcgtcgttcccagcgggaatctaggatgtcttcaacttcccattcttccagtccttcgacttcgacaggcggtgcgggttcagtaacttgtccatttaccgggttcgtggcggcaggctgtagcaggctgacgttaaacacagggtggatcttcatactagcaggcagttcgagcttgtaagcgtgtgcacttatagcttctaggaccttaaaggggcctaggttcttccagtccagtttcttctgcgggcggagggttcggatattcctggcgttcagccagaccagttgtccaggacggtatcggcgggcaggggcgcggtgacggttcgtttgttcttcgtatcgggcttgtgcggacagtatcccggcgcggacgtactcagtcagttcttgcattcgtgtagcgaacttttccgcgtctcgggtcgcagggtgactggcaggctgggatggttcgaacccgatgcgggggtggaacccatagttcgcgtagaacggagaaactcgggtgctctcggagtaatgagagtttgcagtgaattcggccagcgggagccattcagaccagtcatcctgtaagtaggacacatacgctcggaggtattgttccagtacggcgttcgcgcgttcagtctggccatcagtttccgggtgataagcggttgacagcaggttggtgattcgtaggcgctttgtcaggtgtttccagaattgggccacgaactggggtcctcggtcagatacaacggtattcggcaggccgtgcagtttccagacatgacgggtgtacaggcgggcgacttcttcagcgttgcaggttcccttgcagtgtatgaagtgcttcatcttggtcagacggtctaccacgactaggatggcgtcgtaaccgtagctcaggggcaggtgcgtgatgaagtccatgctgatatcttgccaggctctctcaggtacgggcagttgtctcaggatcccttgacggacttctcgggcgggggtgatacggcggcaggtatggcagttcttggtccagtcgctcacgtactggtatactctaggccagtagtattctcgggacagcagttcataggtcttcgaccggccagggtgtcccccggtgggcttgtcatgacacaggcgcagtatttcagctttcagttcatcgttgtcagggacgtacaagcggttccggtagtagaggtagttgcctcttcgttcgcagtcggcaagtgtaatctcagggtgacggctagcgttcttgtctaacgcttccaggatagattgtactactttatcttggttgtaggcttccagcagtaaatccttgatcgtagatggtggttcgggcaggttgttctcgatgaatcggactcttgtttcaggagcagcggtgatgggcggatcggtgataataggcgggacttcagcggtagcaggcggttcttctggcaggtctggcagttcaggtggagtggttgtagtgactccgtttctctgtcgtgttgtgacgtttatctgtaggttttctttcttcagaacagtctggctctgatgcgctaagcgctcatccccctctttagggatatcctctgacctcctggtcagggcgtcgggctttgcaccttgttttccgggacggtacgtgatcttgaagttaaaccggggcaggaattcagaccatcgggcttggcggcggttcaggagtttcgttgtcgtgaaatattccagattgcggtggtcagttatgaccttcacgggcgagggtgtgccctccagttcgggacgccactcttcgaagcagcggattatggctagcagttctttatcgtatatctcatagttacactcggcggcggagtgttttttcgagaaaaatgcgatagggtgcagtattccagcgtcatcgtactgagacagtacaccggcagagacaaaatcagacgcgtctgtttccaggactatctccttggaccagtcaaacgctttcagaaccggggcagatgtaaacgccttcttcaaggcttcgaagctcagctggcagacaggtgtccattcgaaacggacgtctttcttcgtgagtctcacgagcggggcgatgactttcgagaagtctctgataaagcggcggtagaagttgccgaaaccaataaaggcttgcacatcagtcagacaggtcggtgttttccagttcacgatcgtttcgatcttgtcggggtccatacggataccatcttcaccgatgataataccaaggaacttcgtctcggacacacagaattcgcatttcgatagttttgcgaacaggcctgcctctcggaggcgctggaggacttttcgtacatgttctatgtgttccgcacgcgtgcggctgtaaatcaggatattgtccaggtaagcagtacagaaacagtccaggtactctcgtaacgtatcgttgataaatcgttggaaggatgcgggggctccagttaaaccaaatggcatcaccaatgattcgaacagtcctaatctcgtacggaaggcagtcaggtattcttgtcccttcgcaattcgcagattgttgaaggctgagatgatatcaatcttcgtaaagaacttcatccctttcaggttattcagggtttccttggtcagcggcaacgggtaacggtccttaacagtgattgcgttcagtgcacggtaatccacgcagaagcggagacctccgccgggtttcttcacgaacagaacaggcgaggcagcgggcgaggagctgggccgaatgaaccctttcctcaggttatcttcgatccagtctttcaggacctcgagctcatttcgggacatgggatagaggggcccaaaaggtaagggtttgtcctcttgtaagaccatcttgtggtcgtatgatcggtggggtggcaagcgctcggcttccttgggtgagaacacttcggcgaagtctctaaactcttcaggcagtgcagacacggggtcaggttcagtgtcggtcttggggttcagtgcagtctcgatgtccgcggttgtaattgcgaacatgctgtatttctttcttgcatacgcagcacacgcagctagcgatacggctgcaatgtctcgtttctcgagaccagttggtcgtgcaggcaggttcctcggacgggactttacaggtagcaggcggttcttcagtggtagcaggcggttcttcagcggtagcaggcggttcttcagcggtagcaggcggttcttcagcggtagcaggtggttcttcagtggtagcaggcggttcttctggcagatctggcagttcaggtggagtggttgtagtgactccgttcacaggcggggtggtagcggtctgctcaggaccgggtctaccagagttcagttcgggggctttcggggcggttcagacattttcagacagtcaactcctaggggtgggagctacgtagtgtcagggtgcgggctggaaggacggtatgataggagatgactggcagggacaggtcgtaacagatcagattcacattgacaggcaggtacaggcaggggcaggctaatatacaagacgtagctcgaagagctacaacaggatctagaactgaagttcaagataaacaggtcggagatcacgtgtcgtgatcttccttttactaagcattacggttcacaccgtgacaggaagctccaacataactgtgaccagttaggcagtgcgtaacagccggctcgcttgtgaaatacgttacATACTTGGATATCAAAGGTGGTATTTGCTTACTACGGTGCCTTCCCCTAGCTCCGTTTCTCTTCTTATCGCTTGTTATCGATCTaagtgttacggacctacccgtcaccaatcagtggtgacccaccgggtacacagatgggccaccgagagccaatcaagcaatcacgtgatcacaggaggagtatatccctgcacggggtaggatatactcagaggggtcgatctaccccggggtgtaggatataccccaggagcactggcgaccccaggaagcgaaggatatataaggacactctctcatgtacttagtttagttcttcgtcttcaatcatacattgttacttgtgtttaccttacgaccttgttgactcacttactatattatcacttgacaacaccaacgaacagaccaatactgcggtatagatctgctcggcgctctacctggcatcgttccctgataccctcaaaaggacttaggctggataagactgtgcgcagcaacagctcggttgagagacagatcattgacgttggaggaccagcacaggcaagtataaccaggaaagcttctaacataattgtgaccagttaggcagtgcgtaacactaAGCCTTCTAGGTAGGGTTAGCGTTAGACTGCGACAACGCCTGTTAAAGTGGAGACACTTTTAGCGTCGCCAAGACATATGCGGGCACTCTTGGCAAAGTGGATACTACCAAGAACTAATTATGTACGTAAAATAGCCTAATAGAGTAATTTTTGCATTATTTTTGCATAACAGTGGGCGATGGGCGTCAAATTTCAAAAGGCCCACAGGCCGTGGACACTTCCTAGTGCCCATggacgggcgatgtcgcagtctaatTGTGTGGTCCCTAAGGGATGTCAGGGCCTAATAAAAAATGtgccgctgcaatgacaaacagatgttctgtttgtccttctgatcttttggcctagcggGTTGATCGTCTTGTTTAATCCATCAGGAATAGGGGCCTGATTTGCCTACGGGATTACACTTGAAGAACCTTGTGTCTACTCTATCATCTGCACACGTGTACCATGTACTTACGAATACGGATAAGGAAATTCATTGTTACATGCACCCCGAACATTTTTAGGAAACATAAACAAGATTTTACGTATCTGTAAATCCAGTAGAAAAGATCGCCACTATATTCATAAGCAAGCAAAGGGAAAAGAGACAAGATCATTTGGCAAAATCCTGAGCTGAGGCGGCCAACGCAATCAATGTATTACCAGCTAGATAATCTATCTGTGACGAGATAACAGCCTCTGAGATGAGCGATGTGGCTCAACGGAAGACTTGGAAAGGGCTCACTTAGCGGAGTTCTTAGAGGAGTTTCTGATTGGAAGCAGGTTCTTGCTAAGCTCAAGATGTATTCAACACGCCGGGGGAAGACTCTCCTACGGGAATGATTGATTCCATCGAAGCTGCATGCCAAGTTGACGACGTTTCGAAGGCCAGAGAGAAAGCCACCTCGGCTGTGTTGGTTTGCGGGCGAAAGAATTAAAACTCCCCAATGCCTTATTAATGTCTTCTGGGAAGGAGGTAAATGCAATCGCGTTGCTAAAAAGTAAGGCGATTCAGGTTACTTCCTCAAAGATGGCCTATTTATCTCCGGCGCCATGCCCGACCACAGAAATCTGTCTTTCGACGGCAGGGACTACTTGGGTGGCAAGCCTTGTTACCCCCGAAGGAAGATATCTCCAGGGATAGAGCTACGTGTCCATTTCAGATGCCCCGCGCTCGTCTAGCTTCAAAATCGATTGTAAGAGGTGCAGCGCTAAGAAGGCACACCATTGTCCAAATAAAACTATCCACAACAGCCCTAGTTAGAAGAGTTTCTCGAGCTCTAAGCCTAGATACCCCGACGGCTAAATGTTCAATGGTAGGTTCTGTGCTATTTCCACCAGCGCTTCCTCAGACTTCAAGTTAAATCTCACTAAAATCTTACGGTAAATATGTCAACTCACCTACCGTAGAGTTATTTACGACGGACGCCACGAAGAATAAATACTTTCCCTACGAGTTATGTCCCCGCTAGTAATAGCCCATTGAAGGATGGACCTTTGAACCAGATCAACGGCAGACGAAGGGTGCAAATCTCCAATTGCCAACAGAACGCCGGAAATCAAGGACAGGGCAGCGGTGGAGCCTGGCGGGAGGGAACATTTACGCTAAAACAACGGAGGCTGGCGTGAGCAACCGGCCCTCTGAGAGAAATTCCGTCCACGGGTAGGCAAGAGGAGGGTACTATCGTGTACTTACCCTAGCTGCATCCTTTCTGACTACAACTTTAGAGCCTTTGCGTTTTGTCTTCAACAGGGGTGGAAAAATTAACTTCATCTCTCTGGTTTTGTTTTCTAATTACATAGGCCGTGTTGAGCGTCAAAGAAGACGGTCTTTGCCTATGTCTTGATTGTTTTGCTATTTGTTAGTCAAGCAAACCCCATGGCTTCTTCGACCTATGTCCGGATCACGCTATCGTCGTAAAGAGAACCCTGGAATTTGGCCGCCGAATGTACCAGTTTGTGAAAACATGAGAAGATCGCCAAACTGGTGGAAGCAGGACGACTGCAAGTGTTTTTCTGATGGAAATTATATGGAAATTATATGGGAAAGTCATGCTCGCACAAAAAGAAAGTAAAGGTTCGACCCAGAGTGAGTGTAACTTGAAGCTCAAAGAAGCCCTACAGAGACTGTCACATCATAGCTTCATAGCGTCGTGATGTAGGCGGCAAACCAGTTTTTGTTTAAATTAGAAGCTTTTTATTTATTTATTGGGTCATAGTAAAAGCTCCAGAAATCCCTCGCTCATCGTGGACAATGTACGTTGTTGCAATTCCATATTGACACCAGTCATGGCGAGCTAGTAGTGTTCACCGCCCGCTCGTCCGCCCGGTCATTTTGACGGGATTTTTGATGTCTTCTGGACCG
Above is a window of Penicillium digitatum chromosome 2, complete sequence DNA encoding:
- a CDS encoding Vps34p, with product MTQRSVALSKRGAEMEAFTFAVTTQVDIPIRIKIGSLEGKQKPIPHSVLDENAELRHIASVQDPTSDLYVTTQIWSESKPLGVPVKTKYKPFKTTRVWNQWLEMPMSIKDAERNTQLAITIVDLSPLAPDRITHIPFGGTTITLFDEDGKLKMGKQKCKVYLHKNADGSATTSTPSVLPPKRRKPNIRDPSHQSPEEAELERVEVLIKKHEMGEIPRVDWMDQLLFRELEKLKTNADEAAQMRALEIDAALHKDPKHVKDQDDSSDEENIEDEYYVLYIEFPRFDHPIVWADHEYPAPPISSWPQNALPHPNATLKPVPEVQFGPGISHTDPHNIIQIYDPEVGQIGNPCEDKHRRLIRSHRTGIMDRDLKPNPKIRDDLNMIISYEPTQDLTAEEKDLVWRFRYHLTREKKALTKFVKSVNWRDVGESRQAVEMFPKWTEIDVDDALEILGPTFDNPAVRSYAVETLRKADDEELLLYLLQLVQALKYDAPPDNQPDAAPQESSLAQFLISRAANNFKLGNYLHWYLMVEFDDADAIQRRLFARVEYYFMIELEKFHPGHRKTLLHQGEMVAVLSKIAKDVRFARENRVGKIEMLKKYLRDPENDLINIDPPLPLPLNPDVSVVGLYPEESNVFKSTLSPLLITFKTSEGRRYPMLFKVGDDLRQDQLVIQIIILMDRLLQKENLDLKLTPYRILATSATAGAVQFIPSISLSAASAKYKSILAYLQTNNPDEHEPLGVRKETMDIYIKSCAGYCVITYLLGVGDRHLENLLLAPDGHFFHADFGFILGRDPKPFAPMMKLCKEMVEGMGGTTSPHYLQFKQYCYTAYTTLRKSANLILNLFSLMVDANIPDIRVEPDKAVLKVKERFHLEMTEEEAIRHFEQLIADSVNAIFGVVIDRLHDFVQGWRA